One Pseudomonas sp. FP1742 genomic window carries:
- the truB gene encoding tRNA pseudouridine(55) synthase TruB: MAQVKRIRRNVSGIILLDKPLGFTSNAALQKVRWLLNAEKAGHTGSLDPLATGVLPLCFGEATKFSQYLLDSDKGYETLAQLGKTTTTADAEGEVLLERPVTVGRADIEAVLPKFRGQISQIPPMYSALKRDGQPLYKLARAGEVVEREPRSVTIARLELLAFEGDTARLAVDCSKGTYIRTLVEDIGEQLGCGAYVAELRRTQAGPFTLAQTVTLEELEAVHAEGGNEAVDRFLMPSDSGLLDWPLLQFSEASAFYWLNGQPVRAPDAPKFGMVRVQDHNGRFIGIGEVSEDGRIAPRRLIRSE, encoded by the coding sequence GTGGCTCAGGTCAAACGTATCCGTCGTAACGTCAGCGGCATCATCCTGCTCGACAAGCCGCTGGGGTTCACTTCCAACGCGGCGTTGCAGAAGGTCCGCTGGTTGCTCAATGCCGAGAAGGCCGGGCATACCGGCAGCCTCGATCCGCTGGCCACCGGTGTGCTGCCGTTGTGCTTCGGCGAGGCTACCAAGTTCTCGCAATACCTGCTCGATTCCGACAAGGGTTATGAAACCCTGGCGCAACTGGGCAAGACCACCACCACGGCGGATGCCGAAGGTGAAGTTTTGCTGGAGCGTCCGGTGACCGTTGGTCGCGCCGATATCGAAGCTGTGCTGCCGAAATTTCGTGGGCAAATCAGTCAGATACCACCGATGTACTCGGCGCTCAAGCGTGACGGGCAGCCGCTGTACAAACTGGCCCGTGCAGGTGAAGTAGTGGAGCGTGAACCGCGTTCTGTTACTATTGCGCGCTTGGAATTACTGGCCTTTGAGGGTGATACTGCGCGGCTTGCGGTGGATTGCAGCAAAGGCACCTATATCCGTACCCTGGTGGAGGATATCGGTGAGCAACTCGGTTGTGGCGCTTACGTGGCTGAATTGCGACGTACCCAGGCCGGGCCTTTCACGCTTGCGCAGACCGTCACTCTGGAAGAGCTGGAAGCGGTACATGCCGAAGGCGGCAATGAAGCGGTCGACCGCTTCCTGATGCCATCGGACAGCGGCCTGCTGGATTGGCCACTGTTGCAGTTCTCGGAAGCGAGCGCGTTCTACTGGCTCAACGGCCAGCCGGTACGTGCCCCGGATGCACCGAAGTTCGGCATGGTGCGGGTACAGGATCACAACGGTCGCTTCATCGGTATCGGTGAAGTGAGCGAAGACGGGCGCATCGCGCCACGTCGACTGATTCGGTCAGAATGA
- the rpsO gene encoding 30S ribosomal protein S15, whose translation MALDVQEKAQIVADYQQAVGDTGSPEVQVALLTANINKLQGHFKANGKDHHSRRGLIRMVNQRRKLLDYLKGKDVSRYSALIARLGLRR comes from the coding sequence ATGGCTCTCGACGTTCAAGAAAAAGCTCAGATCGTAGCTGACTACCAGCAAGCCGTTGGTGATACTGGTTCGCCAGAAGTGCAAGTTGCACTGCTGACCGCCAACATCAACAAACTGCAAGGTCACTTCAAGGCCAACGGTAAAGATCACCACTCCCGTCGTGGTCTGATCCGCATGGTTAACCAGCGTCGTAAGCTGCTGGACTACCTGAAAGGCAAGGACGTGAGCCGTTACAGCGCTCTGATCGCTCGCCTGGGTCTGCGTCGCTAA
- the pnp gene encoding polyribonucleotide nucleotidyltransferase, translating to MNPVIKKFQFGQSTVTLETGRIARQASGAVLVTVDDDVSVLVTVVGAKQADPGKGFFPLSVHYQEKTYAAGKIPGGFFKREGRPSEKETLTSRLIDRPIRPLFPEGFMNEVQVVCTVVSTSKKTDPDIAAMIGTSAALAISGIPFDGPIGAARVAFHESTGYLLNPTYEQLKASSLDMVVAGTSEAVLMVESEAKELTEDQMLGAVLFAHDEFQVVINAVKELAAEAAKPTWTWAPQPEATALLGAIRAEFGEAISQAYTITVKADRYARLGELKDQVVAKLSGEEGQPSAADVKAAFGEIEYRTVRENIVNGKPRIDGRDTKTVRPLSIEVGVLPKTHGSALFTRGETQALVVATLGTARDAQLLDTLEGEKKDPFMLHYNFPPFSVGECGRMGGAGRREIGHGRLARRSVQAMLPAADVFPYTIRVVSEITESNGSSSMASVCGASLALMDAGVPMKAPVAGIAMGLVKEGEKFAVLTDILGDEDHLGDMDFKVAGTAKGVTALQMDIKIKGITEEIMEIALGQALEARLNILGQMNQIIGQSRTELSENAPTMIAMKIDTDKIRDVIGKGGATIRAICEETKASIDIEDDGSIKIFGETKEAAEAARQRVLGITAEAEIGKIYVGKVERIVDFGAFVNILPGKDGLVHISMLSDARVEKVTDILKEGQEVEVLVLDVDNRGRIKLSIKDVAAAKASGV from the coding sequence GTGAACCCGGTAATCAAAAAATTCCAGTTCGGTCAGTCGACCGTTACCCTCGAGACTGGCCGTATCGCCCGTCAGGCCTCCGGCGCAGTATTGGTCACCGTTGACGACGACGTCAGCGTATTGGTGACCGTAGTCGGTGCCAAACAAGCCGATCCAGGCAAGGGCTTCTTCCCACTGTCTGTTCACTACCAGGAAAAGACTTACGCTGCCGGCAAGATCCCTGGCGGTTTCTTCAAGCGCGAAGGCCGTCCTTCCGAGAAAGAAACCCTGACTTCCCGACTGATCGACCGTCCGATCCGTCCGCTGTTCCCTGAAGGCTTCATGAACGAAGTGCAGGTTGTCTGCACCGTCGTTTCCACCAGCAAGAAGACCGATCCGGACATCGCTGCGATGATCGGTACCTCGGCTGCGCTGGCTATCTCCGGCATTCCTTTCGATGGCCCGATCGGCGCTGCCCGCGTTGCGTTCCACGAAAGCACCGGTTACCTGCTGAACCCGACTTACGAACAACTGAAAGCTTCGAGCCTGGACATGGTCGTTGCCGGTACTTCGGAAGCCGTATTGATGGTTGAATCGGAAGCCAAAGAGCTGACCGAAGACCAGATGCTGGGCGCCGTACTGTTTGCTCACGACGAGTTCCAGGTGGTGATCAACGCGGTTAAAGAACTGGCCGCCGAAGCTGCCAAACCGACCTGGACCTGGGCTCCACAGCCAGAAGCCACCGCTCTGTTGGGGGCTATCCGCGCCGAGTTCGGCGAAGCGATCTCCCAGGCTTACACCATCACCGTCAAGGCCGACCGTTATGCACGTCTGGGCGAGCTGAAAGACCAGGTGGTTGCCAAGCTGTCCGGTGAAGAAGGCCAGCCGTCCGCCGCTGACGTCAAAGCGGCTTTCGGTGAAATCGAATACCGCACCGTTCGCGAAAATATCGTCAACGGCAAGCCACGTATCGACGGTCGCGACACCAAGACCGTACGTCCGCTGAGCATCGAAGTCGGCGTTCTGCCAAAGACCCACGGTTCGGCACTGTTCACCCGTGGCGAAACTCAGGCCCTGGTAGTCGCGACTCTGGGTACTGCCCGTGACGCACAGCTGCTGGACACCCTGGAAGGCGAGAAAAAAGACCCGTTCATGCTGCACTACAACTTCCCTCCGTTCTCGGTAGGTGAGTGTGGTCGCATGGGTGGCGCTGGTCGTCGCGAAATCGGTCACGGCCGTCTGGCCCGTCGTTCGGTTCAGGCCATGCTGCCGGCTGCCGACGTGTTCCCGTACACCATCCGTGTCGTGTCGGAAATCACCGAGTCCAACGGTTCGAGCTCCATGGCTTCGGTCTGCGGCGCTTCCCTGGCCCTGATGGACGCCGGTGTGCCGATGAAGGCACCGGTTGCCGGTATCGCCATGGGTCTGGTTAAAGAAGGCGAGAAATTCGCCGTCCTGACCGACATCCTGGGCGACGAAGACCACCTGGGCGACATGGACTTCAAAGTAGCCGGTACCGCCAAGGGTGTGACCGCGCTGCAGATGGACATCAAGATCAAAGGCATCACCGAAGAAATCATGGAAATCGCTCTGGGCCAAGCCCTGGAAGCGCGCCTGAACATCCTCGGCCAGATGAACCAGATCATTGGCCAGTCGCGTACCGAACTGTCGGAAAACGCTCCGACCATGATCGCGATGAAAATCGACACCGACAAAATCCGTGATGTCATCGGTAAAGGCGGCGCGACCATTCGTGCGATCTGTGAAGAGACCAAGGCTTCGATCGACATCGAAGACGACGGCTCGATCAAGATCTTCGGCGAAACCAAGGAAGCGGCTGAAGCGGCACGTCAGCGCGTTCTGGGTATCACCGCTGAAGCTGAAATCGGCAAGATCTACGTAGGTAAAGTTGAGCGCATCGTCGACTTCGGCGCATTCGTCAACATCCTGCCGGGCAAGGACGGTCTGGTTCACATCTCGATGCTGAGCGACGCTCGCGTTGAGAAAGTGACCGACATCCTGAAAGAAGGCCAGGAAGTGGAAGTACTGGTACTGGACGTGGACAACCGCGGCCGTATCAAGCTGTCCATCAAAGACGTAGCAGCAGCCAAGGCTTCGGGCGTTTAA
- a CDS encoding DUF6388 family protein: MTVKELTQEARHEEALKKYVLDAPQLLEEIKDLPADDQKDQIQWAFEDEAEAQGLQPWELTLKYTTTPEEFEAARLALHKEAAEVLGVEWEEYCEMNNLVV, translated from the coding sequence ATGACTGTTAAAGAATTGACCCAGGAAGCCAGGCACGAAGAGGCCCTGAAGAAGTACGTGCTGGACGCGCCCCAGTTGCTGGAAGAGATCAAGGACTTGCCTGCCGACGATCAGAAAGACCAGATCCAGTGGGCGTTCGAGGATGAGGCAGAAGCCCAGGGCTTGCAGCCATGGGAGCTGACCCTCAAGTACACCACAACCCCGGAAGAGTTCGAGGCTGCGCGCCTGGCACTGCACAAGGAGGCGGCCGAGGTATTGGGTGTCGAGTGGGAAGAGTACTGCGAGATGAACAATCTGGTGGTCTGA
- the nadC gene encoding carboxylating nicotinate-nucleotide diphosphorylase, translating into MPNLRLADLTAEIEANVRRALLEDIGSGDITAQLIPAERLAKATIITRDAAVISGTAWVDAVFRQLDPRVAVHWQVSDGERVKPNQVLFHLEGPARSLLTGERSALNFLQLLSGVATRAQYLADFVAETQVKLLDTRKTLPGLRLAQKYAVTCGGCHNHRIGLYDAFLIKENHIAACGGIPEAIAAAHKIAPGKPVEIEVENLAELKEALAAGADIIMLDELSLDDMREAVRLNAGKAKLEASGGINESTLLPIAQTGVDYISIGAMTKDVKAVDLSMRLSL; encoded by the coding sequence ATGCCGAATCTACGTCTCGCCGATTTGACCGCCGAAATCGAAGCCAACGTGCGCCGTGCGTTGCTCGAGGATATCGGCAGCGGCGATATCACTGCGCAGCTGATCCCGGCAGAACGCCTGGCCAAAGCCACCATCATCACCCGCGACGCCGCCGTCATCAGCGGTACTGCGTGGGTTGATGCCGTGTTTCGGCAGCTGGATCCGCGGGTCGCCGTGCACTGGCAAGTGAGCGATGGCGAACGGGTAAAGCCCAATCAGGTGCTATTCCACCTGGAGGGTCCGGCACGCTCGCTGCTCACCGGCGAACGCAGCGCGCTGAACTTCCTGCAACTGCTTTCGGGCGTGGCCACGCGTGCGCAGTACCTGGCGGATTTCGTCGCCGAAACCCAGGTGAAGTTGCTCGATACCCGTAAAACCCTGCCGGGGCTGCGTCTGGCTCAGAAATACGCCGTGACCTGCGGCGGTTGCCATAACCATCGCATCGGCCTGTATGACGCCTTCCTGATCAAGGAAAACCATATCGCCGCCTGCGGGGGCATTCCTGAGGCTATCGCTGCCGCGCACAAGATCGCTCCGGGCAAACCGGTGGAAATCGAAGTGGAGAACCTGGCCGAACTCAAGGAAGCCCTGGCGGCGGGTGCCGACATCATCATGCTCGATGAACTGAGCCTGGATGACATGCGCGAAGCCGTGCGGCTGAATGCCGGCAAGGCAAAACTGGAGGCCAGCGGCGGTATCAACGAAAGTACGTTGCTGCCGATTGCACAAACCGGGGTGGATTACATTTCGATTGGTGCAATGACCAAGGATGTGAAGGCTGTGGATCTGTCGATGCGTTTAAGCCTCTGA
- a CDS encoding DUF1631 domain-containing protein encodes MHNDGNVVPLHKATTDQATQSLLARLPVILLQVRDKAAQQLRQGLQDLFDNADDTLFEMADRARNDVEQNIFFEAMRDLRLKRKNIERGFLEQFLEGFLSLGTSQAGLSRALVFDTSAPLSHDDMERNVAVEGMVGKVLNRDGFALDQLTARLSTLLGKTLVEQHNPMGPTLLCEYFLQAGRNLGMEIKVKLIILKLFERYVLSNADQLYAEANQLLIATGVLPGLKPAPARRATDRAAASVHADLVEAEGSGGSPQIDDGVQEVFAALQELLLHVRGSVSPTLEASAQAQPISTRDLLRLLSHLQQYVPALAAQDDFDLRNQLELLLTRGSVKSGKSRVVGGADEDVINLIAMLFECILDDRNLPDSLKALIGRLQIPMLKVAVLDKSFFSRSSHPARRLLNEIAAAAMGWGECDDHQRDSLYLRIEQVVQRLLNDFVDDPAIFSELLADFLAFTSDERRRSELLEQRTRDAEEGRARTELARQRVEQALNQALVGKVLPHSVVVFVQEAWSKVLLLTGLKHGDQSVEWHADVQTMEQLIWSVQRHDEPDASLRLFALVPGLLKSLRNGLNSSAFDPFATSEFFSELEVLHVQLFEPPLQDRTPVEGPMMVEVQQEIVLRTADEGPVETGSMRLPQDDVALRQVDQLRTGCWVEFQEDEEHTLRCKLAAIIETIGKYIFVDRTGMKVLEHSRTSLALEFRRGAVRTLDDTLLFDRALESVLGNLRRLNRGK; translated from the coding sequence ATGCACAACGACGGGAATGTAGTGCCTTTGCACAAGGCGACTACCGACCAGGCGACTCAGTCGCTGCTCGCCCGCCTGCCCGTGATTCTGCTTCAGGTGCGCGACAAGGCGGCTCAACAGCTCAGGCAGGGTTTGCAGGACCTGTTCGATAACGCCGACGACACCCTGTTCGAAATGGCCGACCGGGCCCGAAACGATGTCGAGCAGAACATCTTCTTCGAAGCCATGCGCGATTTGCGCCTCAAGCGTAAAAATATCGAGCGCGGTTTTCTCGAGCAGTTCCTCGAGGGTTTTCTCAGCCTGGGCACCTCTCAGGCTGGATTGTCCCGGGCATTGGTTTTCGATACCTCGGCGCCCCTATCCCACGACGACATGGAGCGTAATGTGGCGGTGGAGGGCATGGTCGGCAAAGTGTTGAACCGCGACGGTTTCGCCCTCGACCAGCTCACTGCCCGACTCAGCACGCTGTTGGGCAAGACGTTGGTCGAACAGCACAACCCCATGGGACCGACGCTGCTCTGCGAGTATTTCCTGCAGGCCGGGCGCAACCTGGGGATGGAGATCAAGGTCAAGCTGATCATCCTCAAGCTGTTCGAGCGCTATGTGCTCAGCAACGCTGATCAGCTTTACGCAGAAGCCAATCAACTGCTGATCGCCACCGGTGTGCTGCCGGGCCTCAAGCCCGCTCCGGCGCGACGAGCCACCGATCGTGCGGCAGCCAGTGTCCATGCCGACCTTGTCGAGGCAGAAGGGAGCGGCGGTAGTCCTCAGATTGACGATGGCGTGCAGGAAGTCTTCGCCGCATTGCAGGAGTTGCTGCTCCATGTGCGTGGCAGCGTTTCGCCGACTCTGGAGGCCAGTGCCCAGGCTCAGCCCATCTCCACTCGCGACCTGTTACGCCTGCTCTCGCATTTGCAGCAATACGTGCCGGCGCTGGCGGCCCAGGACGACTTCGATCTGCGTAACCAGCTTGAACTGCTGCTGACCCGGGGCAGTGTCAAAAGCGGCAAGTCGCGTGTGGTAGGAGGGGCCGACGAAGACGTGATCAACCTGATCGCCATGCTCTTCGAATGCATCCTCGATGACCGCAACCTGCCGGACTCCCTCAAGGCGCTGATCGGTCGCTTGCAGATCCCGATGCTGAAAGTCGCGGTGCTCGACAAGAGCTTTTTCAGCCGCAGCAGCCATCCCGCCCGGCGCTTGCTCAACGAAATCGCCGCGGCGGCCATGGGGTGGGGCGAGTGCGATGACCATCAGCGCGACAGCCTGTACCTGCGCATCGAGCAGGTGGTGCAGCGTTTGTTGAACGACTTTGTCGATGACCCGGCGATCTTTTCCGAACTGTTGGCGGATTTTCTCGCCTTCACCAGTGACGAGCGCCGTCGCAGCGAATTACTGGAGCAGCGCACCCGTGACGCCGAAGAGGGCCGCGCCAGAACCGAACTGGCGCGCCAGCGTGTCGAGCAGGCGTTGAACCAGGCGTTGGTGGGCAAGGTGCTGCCACACAGCGTGGTGGTGTTTGTCCAGGAGGCCTGGAGCAAAGTGCTGTTGCTGACCGGCCTCAAACACGGTGATCAATCTGTCGAATGGCACGCCGATGTACAGACCATGGAGCAGTTGATCTGGAGCGTGCAGCGCCATGACGAACCCGACGCGAGCCTGCGCTTGTTTGCGCTGGTGCCAGGGTTGCTCAAGTCGTTGCGTAATGGGCTGAACAGCTCCGCGTTCGATCCCTTCGCCACCAGCGAATTTTTCAGCGAGCTGGAAGTTCTGCACGTTCAACTGTTCGAACCTCCGCTCCAGGACCGCACGCCTGTTGAAGGGCCGATGATGGTCGAAGTGCAGCAGGAAATTGTACTTCGCACTGCTGACGAAGGCCCGGTCGAGACGGGCTCGATGCGTTTGCCGCAGGACGATGTCGCGCTGCGGCAGGTCGATCAACTGCGCACGGGGTGCTGGGTCGAGTTTCAGGAAGACGAGGAACACACCCTGCGCTGCAAGCTGGCGGCGATCATTGAAACCATCGGCAAGTACATCTTCGTCGATCGCACCGGGATGAAAGTGCTGGAGCACAGCCGTACCAGTCTGGCCCTGGAGTTCCGGCGCGGCGCGGTACGAACGCTGGACGACACCTTGCTGTTCGACCGGGCGCTGGAGTCGGTGCTGGGCAACCTGCGGCGCCTCAATCGCGGCAAGTGA
- the ampD gene encoding 1,6-anhydro-N-acetylmuramyl-L-alanine amidase AmpD: protein MQLDPASGWCQGVRICPSPNFNARPEGEISLLVIHNISLPPAQFLTGKVQEFFQNRLDVTEHPYFAGIADLRVSAHFLIERDGTVTQFVSCLERAWHAGVSCFEGRETCNDFSVGIELEGTDDLPFTDAQYQVLTVLTRQLQSVFTGITAQRICGHSDIAPGRKTDPGPAFDWARYRAALAKAAQEEEERQ from the coding sequence ATGCAGTTGGACCCCGCGAGCGGTTGGTGTCAGGGTGTGCGCATTTGCCCCTCGCCCAACTTCAATGCGCGCCCCGAGGGCGAAATTTCCCTGCTGGTGATCCACAACATCAGTCTGCCGCCTGCGCAGTTTCTGACCGGCAAGGTGCAGGAGTTTTTCCAGAATCGTCTGGATGTCACGGAACATCCCTACTTTGCAGGAATCGCCGACCTGCGGGTGTCTGCGCACTTTCTGATTGAACGTGACGGCACCGTCACTCAGTTTGTCTCTTGTCTTGAGCGCGCCTGGCACGCCGGCGTTTCGTGTTTCGAAGGACGGGAAACCTGTAACGATTTTTCCGTGGGCATCGAGCTTGAAGGCACGGATGATCTACCGTTTACCGATGCGCAATATCAAGTGTTGACGGTCCTGACCCGACAGTTGCAAAGCGTCTTCACGGGTATCACCGCGCAACGCATCTGTGGGCATAGCGACATTGCACCCGGGCGCAAGACTGATCCGGGACCGGCGTTTGACTGGGCACGTTATCGCGCGGCTCTGGCAAAAGCCGCTCAGGAAGAAGAGGAGCGACAATGA
- the ampE gene encoding regulatory signaling modulator protein AmpE yields MSFLVLLLAVWIEKFSALRHRVQRDGGWVRELNKLEASPRMVNRPWLVLVVLVLLPVALLGLLLLVLEPVAYGLLALPVHLLVVIYSLGRGDLLAGLGPFRDAWRREDLQAAAHVAKRDLDICADSGEQLLERVQGHLLWEAYQSFFAVIFWYFLLGPVAALSYRLLALAEEHGQNPAVVERAAQLRHAFDWVPVRLLAASFALVGNFVAVSRVMLHELLNWNISAAQLIEKVGLVAGEIPAPVVGPDGINSLDRIWELLLRAAVLWYAGFALWTVLS; encoded by the coding sequence ATGAGTTTTCTGGTGCTGCTGCTGGCAGTGTGGATCGAAAAATTCTCGGCCCTGCGCCATCGGGTTCAACGTGACGGCGGTTGGGTGCGCGAGCTGAACAAGCTTGAAGCCAGCCCACGCATGGTCAACCGCCCATGGCTGGTTCTGGTGGTGCTGGTGTTGTTGCCGGTGGCGCTGCTGGGTTTGTTGTTGCTGGTGCTGGAGCCGGTAGCCTACGGCTTGCTGGCGTTGCCGGTGCACCTGCTGGTGGTGATTTACAGCCTGGGCCGCGGTGATCTGCTGGCCGGCCTCGGGCCGTTTCGCGACGCCTGGCGCCGGGAAGACCTGCAAGCCGCCGCCCATGTGGCCAAGCGCGACCTGGATATCTGCGCCGACAGCGGCGAGCAGTTGCTGGAGCGGGTACAAGGGCATTTGCTGTGGGAGGCCTATCAGAGCTTTTTCGCGGTGATCTTCTGGTACTTCCTGCTGGGCCCGGTGGCGGCCCTGAGCTATCGACTGCTGGCGCTGGCCGAAGAGCATGGGCAAAACCCGGCCGTGGTCGAACGTGCCGCGCAGCTGCGTCATGCGTTCGATTGGGTGCCGGTGCGACTGCTGGCGGCGAGCTTTGCGCTGGTCGGCAACTTTGTCGCGGTCAGCCGGGTGATGCTGCATGAGCTGCTGAACTGGAACATCAGCGCCGCTCAACTGATCGAGAAAGTCGGGCTGGTGGCCGGTGAAATTCCGGCGCCGGTGGTCGGCCCGGACGGCATCAATAGCCTGGACCGGATCTGGGAACTGCTGCTGCGCGCGGCGGTGCTTTGGTATGCCGGTTTTGCGTTGTGGACTGTTTTGTCCTGA
- a CDS encoding methyl-accepting chemotaxis protein — protein sequence MSATSLEVARSASAAVSSAHSVNDETISGRALVESQQGSIAALASEIDQSVRVINQLASDSQSISRVLEVIKSIAEQTNLLALNAAIEAARAGEQGRGFAVVADEVRTLAKRTQQSTEEIEQMIAKLHSGVGAAVKAMGTSHQMASGTVGQSEKVQQALENILGAVGMIVDQNQQIAAAVEQQTAVAHDIDQNIVEINRAGERTAEGAHQTENASRALSVQVVELKQLISAFRV from the coding sequence ATGTCGGCCACTTCCCTGGAGGTGGCGCGCAGTGCCTCCGCGGCCGTCAGCAGCGCCCACAGCGTCAATGACGAGACCATCAGCGGTCGCGCACTGGTGGAATCCCAGCAGGGCAGTATCGCGGCACTGGCCAGTGAGATTGATCAATCGGTGCGGGTGATCAATCAACTGGCCAGCGACAGTCAGTCCATCAGCCGCGTACTGGAAGTGATCAAGAGCATTGCCGAGCAGACCAACCTGCTGGCCCTCAACGCCGCCATCGAAGCCGCGCGCGCGGGCGAGCAAGGTCGTGGCTTTGCGGTGGTGGCGGACGAGGTGCGGACCCTGGCCAAACGCACCCAGCAATCAACTGAAGAAATCGAGCAGATGATCGCCAAGTTGCACAGCGGTGTCGGTGCGGCGGTCAAGGCGATGGGCACCAGCCATCAGATGGCTAGCGGCACGGTCGGGCAGTCGGAAAAGGTCCAGCAGGCGCTGGAAAACATCCTCGGCGCCGTCGGCATGATTGTCGACCAGAACCAGCAGATCGCCGCCGCTGTAGAGCAGCAGACCGCCGTGGCTCACGACATTGACCAGAACATCGTCGAGATCAACCGTGCCGGCGAGCGAACCGCCGAAGGCGCGCACCAGACCGAAAATGCCAGCCGGGCGTTATCGGTGCAGGTGGTGGAACTCAAGCAATTGATCAGCGCGTTCCGGGTTTGA
- a CDS encoding TatD family hydrolase: MELIDTHTHLDFPDFDVDRQALLAESRALGVRRMVVLGVYQANWQRVWELVQSDPDLHAAFGLHPVYLDDHRPEDLTGLGDWLSRLAGHRQLCAVGEIGLDYFIETLDRERQQALFDAQLQLAADFNLPALIHVRRSHAAVIATLKRFRLKRAGIIHAFAGSTEEAREYIKLGFKLGLGGAATWPQALRMHRVIAGLPLESVVLETDSPDMAPAMFPGQRNSPAHLPAICEALAALMAISPEQLAAASTANACELFNW, translated from the coding sequence GTGGAACTGATCGACACCCACACTCATCTGGATTTTCCGGATTTCGACGTAGATCGTCAGGCGCTGCTGGCCGAAAGCCGCGCCCTTGGCGTGCGGCGGATGGTGGTGCTGGGGGTTTATCAGGCCAATTGGCAGCGGGTCTGGGAGCTGGTGCAAAGCGACCCCGATCTGCACGCGGCGTTCGGTTTGCACCCGGTGTATCTGGATGACCATCGCCCTGAAGATCTGACCGGACTCGGTGACTGGCTGAGTCGATTGGCGGGCCATCGCCAGCTATGCGCGGTGGGCGAGATCGGCCTGGATTACTTCATCGAAACCCTGGATCGTGAACGCCAGCAAGCGCTGTTCGACGCCCAACTGCAACTGGCAGCGGACTTCAACCTTCCAGCATTGATTCACGTACGACGCAGCCACGCGGCGGTGATTGCCACGCTCAAACGGTTTCGCTTGAAACGGGCGGGGATCATTCATGCCTTTGCCGGTAGTACGGAAGAGGCTCGCGAATACATCAAGCTCGGTTTCAAACTCGGCCTCGGCGGCGCCGCGACCTGGCCGCAGGCCCTGCGCATGCACCGGGTGATCGCCGGTTTGCCCCTTGAATCGGTGGTACTGGAAACCGACTCACCGGACATGGCCCCCGCCATGTTCCCCGGCCAGCGCAACAGCCCGGCTCATCTGCCGGCGATCTGCGAGGCACTGGCTGCCCTCATGGCGATCAGCCCCGAACAACTGGCTGCCGCCAGCACGGCCAATGCGTGTGAGCTATTCAACTGGTAA
- the cra gene encoding catabolite repressor/activator, whose protein sequence is MKLSDIAQLAGVSVTTASYVINGKAEQQRISSATVERVRAVVEQHGFTPNPQAAGLRSRHTRTLGFILPDLENPSYARIAKLLEQGARARGYQLLIASSDDAPDSERQLLQLFRARRCDALIVASCLPAGDDSYRQLQAKGIPIIAIDRVMEPEHFCSVISDDREASLHLTRSLLDPLPKQIALIGARPELSISQERAAGFKEALNGFKGEALIEHGESFSRECGKQLMEELIQRLGHLPDALVTTSYVLLQGVFDALHDFPLKTRPLRLGTFGDTQLLDFLPLPVNAMSQQHQLIADKALELALAAIEQAEYQPGVQAIARTFKQRIRQD, encoded by the coding sequence TTGAAACTCAGTGATATTGCACAGTTGGCCGGCGTCTCCGTGACCACCGCCAGTTATGTCATCAACGGCAAGGCCGAACAGCAGCGCATCAGCAGCGCCACCGTCGAGCGCGTGCGGGCGGTGGTCGAGCAACATGGCTTCACACCTAACCCCCAGGCCGCCGGGCTGCGCAGTCGCCACACCCGCACCCTGGGGTTCATTCTGCCGGACCTGGAAAACCCCAGTTACGCGCGAATCGCCAAACTGCTTGAGCAAGGCGCCCGGGCGCGCGGCTATCAGCTGCTGATCGCCAGCTCCGACGATGCGCCGGACAGCGAACGGCAATTGCTGCAACTGTTCCGCGCCCGCCGCTGCGATGCGCTGATCGTCGCCAGTTGTCTGCCGGCCGGCGATGACAGTTATCGCCAGTTGCAGGCCAAAGGCATTCCGATCATCGCCATCGACCGGGTGATGGAGCCCGAGCACTTCTGCTCGGTGATCAGCGACGATCGTGAAGCCAGCCTGCACCTGACCCGCAGTCTGCTGGACCCGCTGCCCAAGCAGATCGCACTGATCGGCGCACGCCCCGAATTGAGTATCAGCCAGGAACGGGCGGCAGGCTTCAAGGAAGCGCTGAACGGCTTCAAAGGCGAGGCGCTGATCGAGCACGGCGAGTCGTTCAGCCGTGAGTGCGGCAAACAATTGATGGAAGAATTGATTCAGCGTCTGGGCCATTTGCCGGATGCGCTGGTGACCACGTCCTACGTGCTGCTTCAGGGCGTGTTCGATGCCTTGCACGACTTCCCGCTGAAAACCCGTCCACTGCGCCTGGGCACCTTCGGTGATACACAGTTGCTGGATTTCCTGCCGCTGCCGGTCAACGCCATGTCCCAGCAGCATCAACTGATCGCCGACAAAGCGCTGGAACTGGCATTGGCGGCCATCGAACAGGCCGAGTACCAACCGGGCGTGCAGGCCATCGCGCGGACGTTCAAGCAGCGTATTCGTCAGGACTGA